TGCTCGAAGCACAGGCTCATCAGTCCGTCATGTCGGAGCAGGCGCCCGATGGCCGGCAGTATGGTCTTGACGTACTTGGTGGTGTAGTGCGCGAGGGGGGCGCGGGCGATCACCAGATCGATGGAATTGTCGGGGAAGGGGGTATCGATCAGATCGTAGGGCGCCAGGTACTGCATGTGGAACTGACGCAGGGCTCCGAAAAGGGTGACGTCGGCGGGAACGCGCAGGCGCTGGACCACCTCTCGTTTCTCCATCCCGAGACGCTTCGCGATCTCACCGGCGTACCCGCGCAGGTTGGTGGCCGTCTGCACCAGGAGTTCCCGGTCCAACACGCGCTCGTGATCCACCAGAATGATGTCGCCGCAGCCCGCCAGGTGGAAGACCAGCGGTATGGTGGGTTGCCAGCCGGTGCCGATGTTCAGGAGCGTCTTGCGTTTGAGGTCGAACCCCGAACGCTTGAGCATCTCGACCTGATACAGGCCCTGTTCGAGCGTGCGAGGATCGATTTTCGAGATGGGCGGCACGAACTCGCCGATACGCTTGGGCTGGGGGGGCCCCCGTCCGAACAAGCGGATCCACAGCTCATGCGCGCGTCGCCGCATGTCGGTCATGACCATATCCTCGATCCCGGATTCATCGTGAGGGTCGGCGCGACGATCATATCGCGGCTTGCCGGCCTTTGACACACAAATCC
This genomic stretch from bacterium harbors:
- a CDS encoding class I SAM-dependent methyltransferase gives rise to the protein MTDMRRRAHELWIRLFGRGPPQPKRIGEFVPPISKIDPRTLEQGLYQVEMLKRSGFDLKRKTLLNIGTGWQPTIPLVFHLAGCGDIILVDHERVLDRELLVQTATNLRGYAGEIAKRLGMEKREVVQRLRVPADVTLFGALRQFHMQYLAPYDLIDTPFPDNSIDLVIARAPLAHYTTKYVKTILPAIGRLLRHDGLMSLCFEQNDRLDYLELLRESSCRLVIEESDTELRVVTDGEAPERDPTRSLAFLIASCMSSEQENYPG